The sequence TCAACCCTTTGATGTCGTTGACCAAAAACTTGGTATAATCAGGAGCTTCGATAGGAACGGATGTGGAATCTAAGGGGTCATGTCCGGCAATGGCATTCATCACCAGAGCATTATCCCGAACAGTTTTGGTGAATGGCCCGATCTGGTCGAGGGAGGAGGCAAAGGCGATTAAACCTAAGCGGGAAACCGCACCATAGGTGGGCTTCATTCCAACCACTCCACAGAAAGCCGCCGGCTGACGAATGGATCCCCCCGTGTCTGAGCCCAGAGTAAAGGCAGCCTCATCCCCGGCAACAGCTACGGCAGAGCCTCCCGAAGATCCCCCAGGGACACACTCTAAATTCCAAGGATTACGTGTTTTAGTAAAGAAGGAATTCTCCGTGGAGGATCCCATGGCAAACTCGTCCATGTTCAGTTTGCCCAAAAGTATAGTTCCCGCCGCCCGCAGACGCTCTGTCACCGTGGCATTGTAGGGCGGATAAAAATTCTCCAGCATTTTTGAAGCACAGCTGGTGCGAATTCCTTCTGTGCACATATTGTCTTTGAGGGCCATGGGAATACCTTCTAAAGGTTTAAGGGCTTGTCCTTGAGAGACTTTTTCATCCACCTCAGCCGCTTGAGCCAAGGCCTCGTCTTCTAAGACAGTTAAATAGGCTTGCAAAGCAGGATCCACAGACTTGATACGGTCTATGTAGGCTTTGGTTAATTCCGTGGAGCTTATGTCTTTATGTAGAAGCAGTTCATGTAGTTCACTCACTGACTTCCCGATCGTTACTGATTCCAACTTCCGCAGTCTCCTTTCCAAGTCAAATAGCTTAAGTCAAACTGATTTTGGGAACTCTGAAGAATCCCTCTTCCCCATCCGGGGCATTTCTAAGGGCTTTGTCATGATTAATGGAAGTTTTGACTTGGTCCTCGCGCAGTACATTATGCAAAGGAACTGCGTGTGCTGTAGGCACCACATCACTTGTATCTAATTTCTCCAACATAGCCGCATAGCCCAAAATGGAGTTAAGCTGTTCGGTGTATTCTTGAGTTTCCTGCTCAGTTAACTCTAAGCGCGCCAATGCCGCCACGTATTCAACGTCTTCACGTGAAATTGACAACTTATTCACCTTCCTTGGATTGATTGTTGCTTTAACCTCTATCATAGCAAATATTAGGGAAGGGAGCAAGAAGGGGGAGAGTGTTAGGGGGACGGTCCTTTTAACACGTTTTAGAGTGCTAAAACTTTTTTAAAGTTTAATGAAGAAAATTAACCTTCTTAATTGTCTAAGTAATAAGGATAATGAATTATTACAGGAGGATGAAAATTATGAAAAAACTAGCTCTAATATTTCTAATCATTGCCGTAATGATGTTTGGATCCAGTCCCGTACTTGCATCCCCAGAATCATCTAAATCGAACTCTATCGAATCAGGAATTGGCATTGAAGCACTGCAGCTTATCCAAGGCGGCTACAGCAGTATTCAAAATGCCGGGAACAATCATAACGAAAAGTTCCACGGAATAATCATGTCATTAACGAAAAAGCATGTAAGCACTCCGACCAAATGCTCACATGCCTTTTTCGTTAAGTATCTTAGGTCACCGACCTTGCGACTTTAATCAGATCATCTTCTTCGATTTTTCCAATCAACTCTATCTCCAGCCCTCTCATCGCCCATCGCAGTATTAATGTTCCATCTTTAGTCTTTAGCAAATGTCCCTCATTTCCGTTTATATCGATTTTATTAACCTGTGCATCATCCGAGTCATATAAGAAACTCCCATTATGACCTGCAACTAAATTGTTCTGTAGTAACATAAATGGCTGGCTATTAACCGAATACTCCATTTTAATAGAATAGGTATCTCCCGTTGTTTGGGTCAGAAAAACTTTCTTCCGCTCAGTACCTTGAGGAAGATAATGCGGTTTGGCAACACTAAAGTAAACAATTCTCTCAACCTCATCTAACGTAACTTCCATCTCCGACGGAAGCTCATTTCGTTCAATTGTGGGAGGATCCGAATTGCCTTTTTGCACAGTATTTACGTTGTAAAGACTTCCCCCAAGAAAAACCTTTATAGAGTCGATTAGCCTCTCCCCAAGAGCAGATGCTGTTGAAGGCCTTAATAACGAACCTGAAATAACGAGTAATACTACTGCTGCCGCTGCAAGAGTGACTTTACTAATCCGGTTCGTTCGTTTTTTCGGAGCTCCATATCGCCTGACAAAATCTTCCCACTGCTCTTTAACAGGGGGCACATCTATTTCACTCGCTTCCAGTAAAAGGGATTCTCGAATTTGTTGACCTAACTTATCTTCAAACTCATCATTCATAATTCACACTCCTCTAAACTCTCGGATGATTTATCAAGCGCATTTTTTATATCTTTCTCGAGCACGTCGAAGCCTTTGATTCACATTTTGAGTTGAAGTTTCAAGGATAACTGCAATTTCTGCAGTGGAGTAATCTAAAAAATATTTTAATACAAGAATCTCCCGATCCGCAACATTAAGTTTGGCTAGGACATTTTCTACTTCATTTTTAAGTAACACTAAATCGCTTACCGGATCAGGTGGGTTATATCCACTGGAATTAATCTGGTTAGATAACTCCATTTCGTTCGTCAATACCTGACGAGAGTTTTTCTGCAACATATTTTTAGCTTGATTTATGGCAATGCTCATGACCCATGCACAAAACTTATTTTGTTCTCTTAGTTGGTTAAAATTGCAAAACGCCTTATAAAAACCTTCTTGAACTGCATCCTTGGCCAATTCCGGGTCCCTTATGATTAGATTAAGAGCATTAAATACCCTATGATAACAGCGTTCATACAATTCTTCATCGAGCTGAATCTTCTTATCCTTAGGGAAAAACAACTGCTACACCTCCTGTCTTCAAATGCATTAGTCGTCTACTTCAAGATTGTTGCAGTGCAATCCTTTTTTAGGGAATTAATTTTAAACCAAATGAGTCCAAGGCCCTCTTTACATAGGGCCTTTATCCTATTTTTTATTTTTCCCAAAACTTATGAAGCTTTTTCCATGGCT comes from Desulfosporosinus meridiei DSM 13257 and encodes:
- the gatA gene encoding Asp-tRNA(Asn)/Glu-tRNA(Gln) amidotransferase subunit GatA — its product is MESVTIGKSVSELHELLLHKDISSTELTKAYIDRIKSVDPALQAYLTVLEDEALAQAAEVDEKVSQGQALKPLEGIPMALKDNMCTEGIRTSCASKMLENFYPPYNATVTERLRAAGTILLGKLNMDEFAMGSSTENSFFTKTRNPWNLECVPGGSSGGSAVAVAGDEAAFTLGSDTGGSIRQPAAFCGVVGMKPTYGAVSRLGLIAFASSLDQIGPFTKTVRDNALVMNAIAGHDPLDSTSVPIEAPDYTKFLVNDIKGLKIGIPREYFGAGIDPEVAKGIQAGIQTLIDLGAEVAECTLPHTEYAIPAYYLIATAEASSNLARYDGVRYGYRADADDVLGMFKKTRAEGFGQEVKRRIMLGTYALSSGYYDAYYLKAQKVRTLIKQDFDKAFEKFDVLLSPTAPTAAFKFGEKSADPLAMYLSDITTVPINLAGIPAISIPAGLVNGLPIGMQLMGKAFGEGSLYRVAYTFEQNTNYHTLKPNLSREVLTGGSR
- a CDS encoding RNA polymerase sigma factor, with product MFFPKDKKIQLDEELYERCYHRVFNALNLIIRDPELAKDAVQEGFYKAFCNFNQLREQNKFCAWVMSIAINQAKNMLQKNSRQVLTNEMELSNQINSSGYNPPDPVSDLVLLKNEVENVLAKLNVADREILVLKYFLDYSTAEIAVILETSTQNVNQRLRRARERYKKCA
- a CDS encoding DUF4367 domain-containing protein, whose product is MNDEFEDKLGQQIRESLLLEASEIDVPPVKEQWEDFVRRYGAPKKRTNRISKVTLAAAAVVLLVISGSLLRPSTASALGERLIDSIKVFLGGSLYNVNTVQKGNSDPPTIERNELPSEMEVTLDEVERIVYFSVAKPHYLPQGTERKKVFLTQTTGDTYSIKMEYSVNSQPFMLLQNNLVAGHNGSFLYDSDDAQVNKIDINGNEGHLLKTKDGTLILRWAMRGLEIELIGKIEEDDLIKVARSVT
- the gatC gene encoding Asp-tRNA(Asn)/Glu-tRNA(Gln) amidotransferase subunit GatC, with the translated sequence MSISREDVEYVAALARLELTEQETQEYTEQLNSILGYAAMLEKLDTSDVVPTAHAVPLHNVLREDQVKTSINHDKALRNAPDGEEGFFRVPKISLT